A DNA window from Mycolicibacter hiberniae contains the following coding sequences:
- a CDS encoding ABC transporter ATP-binding protein — MNSAVAVRLCGVRKRYGAGPSAIEAVAGLDFEVRTAEVFALLGPNGAGKTTTVEMCEGFVRPDAGTIEVLGLDPVADNDRLRARIGVMLQGGGAYPAARAGEMLKLVASYSANPLDPQWLLDTLGLTDAARTTYRRLSGGQQQRLALACALVGRPELVFLDEPTAGMDAHARLLVWELIDALRRDGVTVVLTTHHLREAEELADRLLIIDHGAVVAAGTPAELTRSGAQGQLRFTAPPRLDLSLLATALPEGYRASEVLPGEYLVEGSVDPQVLATVTSWCARLDVLATQLRVEQRSLEDVFLELTGRELRP, encoded by the coding sequence GTGAACTCAGCTGTCGCGGTGCGCTTATGCGGGGTGCGCAAGCGCTACGGGGCCGGTCCGTCTGCGATCGAAGCGGTCGCCGGCCTGGATTTCGAGGTCCGGACCGCCGAAGTGTTCGCCCTGCTCGGGCCCAACGGTGCCGGCAAGACGACCACGGTCGAGATGTGCGAGGGCTTCGTCCGCCCCGACGCCGGGACCATCGAGGTACTCGGCCTGGACCCGGTGGCCGACAACGACCGGCTTCGCGCACGCATCGGGGTCATGCTGCAAGGCGGCGGCGCTTACCCGGCCGCCCGCGCCGGCGAGATGCTCAAGCTGGTGGCGTCATATTCGGCCAACCCGCTCGATCCGCAATGGCTGCTGGACACCCTCGGCCTGACCGATGCGGCGCGCACCACCTACCGGCGGCTCTCCGGAGGCCAACAGCAACGACTCGCCTTGGCCTGCGCCCTGGTCGGCCGCCCGGAGCTGGTGTTTCTCGACGAGCCGACCGCAGGCATGGACGCCCACGCCCGCCTGCTGGTGTGGGAGCTGATCGACGCGTTGCGCCGCGACGGCGTGACGGTGGTGCTGACCACACACCATCTGCGCGAGGCCGAAGAACTGGCCGACCGGCTGCTGATCATCGACCACGGCGCCGTGGTTGCCGCAGGCACCCCGGCGGAGTTGACGCGCAGCGGCGCCCAGGGACAGCTGCGGTTCACCGCACCGCCGCGGTTGGATCTGTCGTTGCTGGCCACGGCATTGCCGGAGGGTTATCGGGCCAGCGAAGTGCTGCCCGGCGAATACCTCGTCGAGGGGTCGGTGGACCCCCAGGTGCTCGCCACGGTGACGTCCTGGTGCGCCCGGCTGGACGTGCTGGCCACCCAGCTGCGGGTGGAGCAGCGCAGCCTGGAGGACGTGTTCTTGGAACTGACCGGACGGGAGCTGCGCCCATGA
- a CDS encoding COX15/CtaA family protein, with translation MRLVDLLPEPGLRTQRWLAAAVVFTQGFISVTGAVVRVTASGLGCPTWPQCFPGSYVPVAVSEVPRIHQAIEFGNRMVTFAVVITAALAVLAVIRARRRTEVLVYAWLMPGSTVLQAVIGGITVRTGLAWWTVAVHLLVSMLMVWLAVQFYAKVGQPDDASAVVVHRIPAPLRALTALCAVALAAVLVTGTLVTAAGPHAGDKSAARTVARLKVEIATLAHLHESLLIGFLGLLVGLAFGLAAVHAAKPVTRRLALVVVLALGQGLIGVVQYFTGVPAVLVTLHVAGAVLVTGATASLWASLRERTQPQSL, from the coding sequence ATGCGCCTGGTGGACCTGCTGCCCGAACCGGGCCTGCGCACCCAGCGGTGGCTGGCCGCCGCGGTGGTCTTCACCCAGGGATTCATCTCGGTGACCGGCGCCGTCGTCCGCGTCACCGCCTCCGGTCTGGGCTGCCCGACCTGGCCGCAGTGCTTCCCGGGCAGCTATGTTCCGGTCGCGGTTTCGGAGGTGCCGCGGATTCATCAGGCCATCGAATTCGGCAACCGCATGGTCACCTTCGCGGTCGTGATCACCGCGGCACTGGCCGTGCTGGCCGTGATCCGGGCCCGGCGGCGCACCGAGGTACTGGTCTACGCCTGGCTGATGCCCGGGTCGACGGTGCTTCAGGCGGTGATCGGTGGGATCACCGTGCGCACCGGCCTGGCATGGTGGACGGTGGCGGTGCACCTGCTGGTCTCGATGCTCATGGTGTGGCTGGCGGTGCAGTTCTACGCCAAGGTCGGCCAGCCCGACGACGCCTCGGCGGTGGTGGTCCATCGGATCCCGGCGCCGTTGCGGGCCCTCACGGCGCTGTGCGCCGTCGCCCTGGCCGCGGTGCTGGTGACCGGCACCCTCGTGACCGCCGCCGGCCCCCATGCCGGCGACAAGAGCGCGGCCCGCACGGTGGCCCGCCTCAAGGTGGAGATCGCCACCCTGGCCCACCTGCACGAGTCGCTGCTGATCGGGTTCCTCGGGCTACTGGTCGGCCTGGCCTTCGGGCTCGCCGCAGTGCACGCGGCAAAGCCGGTGACCCGCCGGCTGGCGCTGGTGGTCGTACTGGCGTTGGGCCAGGGGCTGATCGGTGTCGTTCAGTACTTCACCGGGGTGCCGGCCGTGCTGGTCACCCTGCACGTCGCGGGCGCGGTACTGGTCACCGGCGCGACCGCGTCGCTATGGGCGTCGCTGCGCGAGCGGACCCAGCCCCAGTCGCTCTAG
- a CDS encoding ATP-grasp domain-containing protein, producing MKLARPDIFHPRIVLAVDSRRGHHESAHKSAAAEGDAGLVAALRHRGLHARLLAWDDPETLEADLVILRTAGDPARHAEFLAWTTRVAHLLNPPEAVAWNANRRYLADLQCDGVPTAAGGRPDELSTLVFFGAGRSHAFGAAGSDPDFELWDVGRWALRAAAERLSIRIEELLYARADVAGTAADARLVSLDLIAPDLGWHELASEERDRAQRRFAVEVAAALERLGLGPLAQRRP from the coding sequence ATGAAGCTGGCCCGGCCCGACATCTTCCACCCGCGCATCGTGCTGGCGGTCGACTCACGGCGCGGTCATCACGAGAGTGCGCACAAGTCGGCGGCCGCCGAAGGCGACGCCGGCCTGGTCGCGGCGTTACGGCACCGGGGGCTGCATGCCCGGCTGTTGGCCTGGGACGATCCGGAAACCCTGGAAGCCGACCTGGTGATACTGCGCACAGCCGGCGACCCGGCGCGGCACGCCGAATTCCTGGCTTGGACCACCCGGGTGGCGCACCTGCTGAATCCGCCGGAAGCCGTCGCCTGGAACGCCAACCGCCGCTATCTCGCGGACCTGCAGTGCGACGGGGTGCCGACGGCGGCGGGCGGGCGGCCGGACGAGCTGAGCACCCTGGTGTTCTTCGGCGCCGGCCGGTCGCATGCCTTCGGCGCCGCCGGCTCGGACCCGGATTTCGAACTGTGGGACGTCGGGCGGTGGGCACTGCGGGCGGCCGCCGAGCGCTTGAGCATCCGGATCGAGGAGTTGCTCTACGCACGCGCCGACGTTGCCGGCACGGCAGCCGATGCGCGCCTGGTGAGCCTGGATCTGATTGCGCCGGACCTGGGCTGGCACGAGCTCGCTTCCGAGGAACGCGACCGGGCGCAGCGCCGGTTCGCCGTGGAGGTGGCCGCGGCGCTAGAGCGACTGGGGCTGGGTCCGCTCGCGCAGCGACGCCCATAG
- a CDS encoding ABC transporter permease: protein MSRTNTEQVFAPGTFAPDPRPAAVPAMLAAQFRLELTLLLRNGEQLLLTMFIPITLLIGLTVLPLGPFGEGHAQRATTVLPVIMSLAVIATAFTGQAIAVAFDRRYGALKRLGATALPVWGIIAGKSLSVATVVLLQSVLLGAIGAILGWRPTVAGLCLGAVIIALGTACFAALGLLLGGSLRAEIVLAGANLMWFVFGGFSALTVETELVPGAVRWLARLTPSGALTEALAQALSVSVDWFGIAVVAAWGLLAAVGAVRWFRFS, encoded by the coding sequence ATGAGTCGCACGAACACCGAACAGGTCTTCGCGCCGGGCACCTTCGCCCCCGACCCGCGTCCGGCCGCCGTGCCCGCGATGCTGGCCGCACAGTTCCGGTTGGAGCTGACCCTGCTGCTGCGCAACGGCGAGCAGCTGCTGTTGACCATGTTCATCCCGATCACGCTGCTGATCGGACTCACCGTGCTGCCGCTGGGCCCGTTCGGCGAGGGACACGCCCAGCGCGCCACCACCGTGCTGCCGGTGATCATGTCGCTGGCGGTGATCGCCACCGCGTTCACCGGGCAGGCGATCGCGGTGGCATTCGACCGGCGTTACGGGGCCCTCAAACGTCTGGGCGCCACCGCGCTGCCGGTGTGGGGCATCATCGCCGGCAAGTCCCTGTCGGTGGCCACCGTGGTCCTGCTGCAATCCGTGCTGCTCGGGGCCATCGGCGCCATCTTGGGCTGGCGGCCGACGGTGGCGGGCCTGTGCCTGGGGGCGGTGATCATCGCCCTGGGGACCGCCTGCTTTGCCGCCCTGGGTCTGCTGCTCGGCGGCAGCCTGCGTGCCGAGATCGTGCTGGCCGGTGCCAACTTGATGTGGTTCGTGTTCGGCGGCTTCTCCGCCTTGACCGTGGAGACCGAACTGGTCCCCGGCGCGGTCCGCTGGCTGGCCCGACTGACCCCCTCGGGGGCACTGACCGAAGCCCTGGCCCAGGCGCTGAGCGTCTCCGTCGACTGGTTCGGCATCGCGGTGGTGGCGGCCTGGGGCCTGCTCGCCGCCGTCGGCGCGGTGCGCTGGTTCCGCTTCAGCTGA
- the mptB gene encoding polyprenol phosphomannose-dependent alpha 1,6 mannosyltransferase MptB produces the protein MAARRHSLSSSIAHLHGDERTVGSPLNSAELVALRRTRLFGATGTVLMAIGALGAGARPVMQDPTFGVRLLNLPSRLQTVALTMTTTGAVMMTLAWLMLGRFALSSSPDSSAPRTSVHRRPTGGNRRMSRSQLDRTLLLWILPLLVAPPMYSKDVYSYLAQSQISRLGLDPYRVGPAPALGLDHVFTLSVPSLWRETPAPYGPLFLWIGRGISALTGENIVTAVLCHRVVVLIGVGMIMWAVPRLAARCGVAEVSALWLGAANPLLLMHLVAGIHNEALMLGLMLTGTEFALRGITTAQPLLPRPTQAVPLTLRDWVPLAELVTGAVLIALSSQVKLPSLLALGFVTMALGWRLGGDLRAFVLASTSMTTLAAAVMGLIGWASGLGFGWVFTLGTANVVRSWMSPPTLIALGTGQVGILLGLGDHTTAVLSLTRAIGVLIIGVLVVWLLLVVFHGRLHPVGGLGVALGITVLLFPVVQPWYLLWAIIPLAAWATRPNFRIAVIAVTLVVGIFGPTANGDRFALFQILDATVASAVVVLVLLLSTYRRLPWRELPAQAERPKDDAPAVEPTPRPAAVTDAYADSP, from the coding sequence ATGGCAGCCCGACGGCATTCGTTGAGCTCGTCGATCGCGCATCTGCACGGCGACGAGCGCACCGTGGGCTCCCCGCTCAACTCCGCCGAGCTGGTCGCACTCCGACGAACCCGGCTCTTCGGCGCCACCGGAACGGTCCTGATGGCGATCGGGGCGCTGGGCGCCGGGGCGCGGCCGGTGATGCAGGACCCGACTTTTGGGGTCCGGCTGCTCAACCTGCCCTCGCGGCTGCAGACCGTGGCCCTGACCATGACCACCACCGGCGCGGTGATGATGACGCTGGCGTGGCTGATGCTCGGCCGGTTCGCCCTGTCTTCTTCGCCGGACTCCTCCGCACCTCGTACCTCGGTGCATCGTCGTCCGACGGGGGGCAACCGACGGATGTCGCGCAGCCAACTCGATCGCACCCTGCTGCTGTGGATACTGCCGCTGCTGGTCGCCCCGCCGATGTACAGCAAGGACGTCTACTCCTACCTGGCCCAGAGCCAGATCTCCCGGCTGGGCCTGGACCCCTACCGCGTGGGCCCGGCACCGGCCCTGGGGCTCGACCACGTGTTCACGCTGTCGGTGCCCAGCCTCTGGCGGGAGACCCCGGCGCCCTACGGGCCGCTGTTCTTGTGGATCGGCCGGGGAATCTCGGCGCTGACCGGCGAGAACATCGTCACCGCGGTGTTGTGCCACCGGGTGGTGGTGCTGATCGGGGTCGGCATGATCATGTGGGCGGTGCCCAGGCTGGCGGCGCGCTGCGGGGTGGCCGAGGTCAGCGCACTGTGGCTCGGCGCCGCCAATCCGCTGCTGCTCATGCACCTGGTCGCCGGGATCCACAACGAGGCCCTGATGCTCGGCCTGATGCTCACCGGCACGGAATTCGCCCTGCGCGGGATCACCACCGCCCAGCCGCTGCTGCCGCGCCCGACCCAGGCAGTCCCGCTGACCCTGCGGGACTGGGTGCCACTGGCCGAACTTGTCACCGGCGCCGTGCTGATCGCGCTGTCGTCGCAGGTCAAACTGCCGTCACTGCTGGCGCTGGGCTTCGTCACGATGGCGCTGGGCTGGCGGCTGGGCGGCGATCTCCGCGCGTTCGTGCTGGCCAGCACCAGCATGACCACCCTGGCCGCGGCGGTGATGGGTTTGATCGGCTGGGCCAGCGGGCTGGGTTTCGGTTGGGTCTTCACGCTCGGCACCGCCAACGTGGTGCGCAGCTGGATGTCCCCACCGACGCTGATCGCCCTCGGCACCGGTCAAGTCGGCATCCTGCTGGGCCTGGGCGACCACACCACCGCAGTGCTGTCGCTGACCCGTGCCATCGGCGTGCTGATCATCGGGGTGCTGGTGGTGTGGCTACTGCTGGTGGTGTTCCACGGCCGGCTGCATCCGGTGGGCGGGCTCGGCGTCGCACTGGGCATCACGGTCCTGCTGTTCCCGGTCGTGCAACCGTGGTATCTGCTCTGGGCGATCATCCCGCTGGCCGCCTGGGCGACCCGGCCGAACTTCCGGATCGCCGTGATCGCAGTCACGCTGGTGGTGGGCATCTTCGGCCCGACGGCCAACGGCGATCGCTTTGCGCTGTTCCAGATCCTGGACGCCACCGTGGCCAGCGCAGTCGTGGTGCTGGTGTTGTTGCTGTCGACCTACCGGCGACTGCCGTGGCGTGAGTTGCCGGCCCAAGCCGAACGCCCGAAGGACGACGCACCGGCCGTGGAGCCCACCCCGCGCCCGGCCGCTGTCACCGACGCCTACGCTGATTCTCCGTGA